A single window of Priestia filamentosa DNA harbors:
- a CDS encoding SDR family NAD(P)-dependent oxidoreductase: MNNKVAIVTGSSRGIGAETAKLLAQRGAKVVVNYARSATAAEEVVASIQKKGGQAIAIQADARNMEQMSQLVEETVKAYGTVDILVHNAGMSFPKKTFEDMEWEEFIQKTNDELQAAFVSTKAVLPYMKKQQYGKLVYVSSGLSNHPAPSFIAHGTSKGGLNSFVRYIAQEVGKQGITANVISPGLVETDATADLPQGFKQQQESFLPLGRLGRPEDIAKAIAFYASDDSSYITGSYTPVSGGGEMNS; the protein is encoded by the coding sequence GTGAATAATAAAGTAGCTATTGTCACAGGATCCAGCCGAGGAATTGGCGCAGAAACAGCTAAATTACTAGCTCAACGTGGAGCGAAAGTAGTAGTTAACTATGCAAGAAGCGCCACTGCAGCAGAAGAAGTCGTAGCCTCTATTCAAAAAAAAGGTGGCCAAGCCATCGCTATACAAGCTGATGCTAGAAATATGGAACAAATGAGTCAGCTGGTCGAAGAAACCGTAAAAGCATATGGAACCGTAGATATCCTTGTTCATAACGCAGGGATGAGTTTTCCGAAAAAGACATTTGAAGATATGGAATGGGAAGAATTTATTCAAAAAACAAATGATGAACTTCAGGCTGCATTTGTGTCAACCAAAGCCGTACTGCCTTACATGAAAAAGCAGCAGTATGGAAAACTTGTATATGTATCAAGTGGCTTAAGCAATCATCCAGCTCCATCTTTTATTGCTCATGGAACATCCAAAGGAGGGCTTAATAGTTTTGTAAGATATATTGCCCAAGAAGTAGGTAAGCAGGGAATTACAGCAAATGTCATTTCTCCAGGCTTAGTCGAAACGGATGCTACGGCTGATCTACCACAAGGGTTTAAACAACAACAAGAATCTTTCCTACCACTTGGAAGACTTGGGCGTCCTGAAGATATTGCCAAAGCCATTGCTTTCTATGCAAGTGATGACAGTTCTTATATTACAGGGAGTTATACGCCAGTAAGTGGTGGCGGTGAAATGAATTCATAA